The following coding sequences are from one Culex quinquefasciatus strain JHB chromosome 1, VPISU_Cqui_1.0_pri_paternal, whole genome shotgun sequence window:
- the LOC6050614 gene encoding NAD-dependent protein deacetylase Sirt2, with protein MSAENSETPPMVQPMPETTTAPSAQGEESNSSGFRQMTLDGASGHSDSNHSSLDNNPATMSAPDFSQFDDSEDEDHYQGVSGSDSTISIERIRQYLSDKLGFYSSDSYDEKDGAPRKQRVLETVDIDGVIKHWKNGGFKKIVTMVGAGISTSAGIPDFRSPTTGLYNNMKKYNLPYPQAIFELEYFYQNPKPFFRLAKELYPGNFRPTPSHYFVKLLEQKGLLIRHYTQNIDTLERIAGISEEKLVEAHGTFFTNHCLQCKTAYSLDFVKEKIFADEVPTCSCGGVIKPDIVFFGEGLPERFHVLPHQDFSQCDLLIIMGTSLTVQPFASLVEYVNDDCVRLLINRDKVGGGGYGFFRAMMFGEGLCFDLPGNRRDVAWTGDCDDGCFFLADKLGLGDELRELIEREHAKIDLEHPPQGATVAVATAGTSATTSVASESDPEASEKSAAIDAIFEEASKEVAEKNIED; from the exons ATGTCAGCGGAAAATTCCGAAACTCCACCGATGGTTCAGCCAATGCCAGAAACAACAACAGCGCCCTCGGCCCAGGGCGAGGAATCTAACTCGTCCGGCTTCCGGCAGATGACGCTCGACGGCGCTTCCGGACACAGCGACAGCAACCATAGCTCGCTGGACAACAATCCGGCGACGATGAGCGCGCCGGATTTTTCCCAGTTTGACGACAGCGAGGACGAGGACCACTATCAGGGCGTAAGCGGATCGGACAGCACGATTAGCATCGAGCGAATCCGCCAGTATTTGTCGGATAAACTTGGCTTCTACAGCTCGGACAGTTACGACGAAAAGGATGGCGCTCCGCGGAAGCAGCGGGTCCTTGAGACAGTGGACATTGACGGGGTGATTAAGCACTGGAAAAACGGCGGCTTTAAGAAGATTGTTACGATGGTCGGCGCGGGAATTTCCACTT cggCTGGTATTCCCGACTTTCGATCTCCGACAACCGGTCTGTacaataacatgaaaaaatacaatCTGCCTTATCCGCAGGCAATCTTCGAGCTGGAATACTTTTACCAGAATCCGAAGCCTTTCTTCCGGCTGGCCAAGGAATTATACCCGGGTAACTTTCGACCGACTCCTAGCCACTACTTTGTGAAGCTGCTCGAACAAAAGGGCTTGCTGATTCGGCATTATACTCAGAATATAGATACTTTGGAACGGATCGCCGGGATCAGCGAGGAGAAGCTTGTGGAGGCGCACGGCACCTTCTTCACCAATCACTGCTTGCAGTGCAAAACGGCATACTCGCTGGACTTTGTAAAGGAGAAAATTTTTGCTGACGAGGTCCCAACCTGCAGCTGCGGCGGGGTCATCAAGCCTGATATTGTATTCTTTGGCGAGGGTCTTCCCGAACGCTTCCACGTGCTACCACACCAGGACTTTTCCCAGTGTGACTTGCTGATCATAATGGGCACGAGTCTAACGGTGCAACCGTTTGCTTCGTTGGTCGAGTACGTGAACGACGACTGCGTTCGGCTTCTCATCAATCGCGACAAGGTCGGCGGCGGCGGATACGGCTTCTTCCGCGCGATGATGTTCGGCGAGGGGCTGTGCTTTGATCTGCCGGGAAATCGGCGAGACGTGGCCTGGACCGGGGACTGCGACGACGGCTGCTTCTTCCTGGCGGACAAGCTTGGACTTGGG gacgAACTCCGCGAGCTGATCGAACGAGAGCATGCCAAAATAGACCTGGAGCATCCCCCGCAGGGCGCAACCGTCGCTGTCGCAACTGCCGGAACATCGGCGACGACGAGTGTTGCTTCGGAAAGCGATCCCGAGGCATCGGAGAAAAGCGCCGCCATCGACGCCATCTTCGAGGAGGCTTCCAAGGAGGTCGCGGAAAAGAATATCGAAGATTAG
- the LOC6050612 gene encoding bifunctional glutamate/proline--tRNA ligase, giving the protein MATKLVSSYNEPAIGGLIVAEVIKSTNPIEISWGQETSITFSNRTLICVTNNDVLRALARDAPKYQLYGKTPIERTQIDHWLTYTLSMEKDPADELMYLNKCLAPLTFLVANHLTIADLAVFNELFSCYEELKAVGIPVHVQRFYDLISAQPAVKSVLQGIPKEAKLGKRGTTTRGGSAEKTTERKQEGKFVDLPGAEMGKVVVRFPPEASGYLHIGHAKAALLNQYYQQAFQGKLIMRFDDTNPAKENVHYEKVILEDLEMLQIKPDLFTHTSQYFDLMLDYCERLMKEGKAYVDDTEPEQMKKERDERTESKNRSNSVEKNLQMWREMVKGSAAGQKCCVRAKIDMASPNGCMRDPTIYRCKNEPHPRTGTQYKVYPTYDFACPIVDAIEDVTHTLRTMEYHDRDDQFYWFIEALGLRRPYIWEYSRLNMTNTVLSKRKLTWFVEEGLVDGWDDPRFPTVRGILRRGMTVEGLKEFIIAQGSSKSVVFMEWDKIWAFNKKVIDPIAPRYTALEMENRVVVNVAGAKLEAVQVPVHPKNADIGTKTVWLGPRVLIDQADAVELKEGENATFINWGNIMINKVHKDATGKVTSIDASLNLDNKDFKKTLKLTWLCEQDPAEYPPTFCVYFEHIIGKAVLGKEEDFKTYIGHQTRSEAQMLGDPELKKLKKGDIIQLQRRGFFKVDQAYARPSEFSAVETPVVLFSIPDGHAKEQPTAGGPKKNAAEASKKAAKAPAKSTDSAAKPATGASNAAQLNDSIVQQGDLVRKLKAEKAAKADIDAAVKQLLALKTQFKEATGQDWKPGVAIAAPSSTTTSGNSGEAIKAKIVEQGNTVRDLKTKKAAKPEVDAAVKLLLDLKAQYKAATGKDWKPETAAAAPVTVKKEAPSGGVEINAKIVEQGNTVRDLKTKKAAKPEVDAAVKVLLDLKAQYKAATGKDWKPEPVAAAPSEVKKEAAPSAGAGAEINDKIAKQGDVVRDLKSKKATKPDIDAAVKVLLDLKAQYKVATGQDWKPGATQAAPAQKAPAPASGDKEAEILNQIATQGDSIRTLKSSKADKAAVEAEVKVLLQLKADYKSLTGKDWKPGTVATPAAQPAKQDKENMAPTNNVPAAAAGSEKDVLTAKVNAQGETVRNLKSSGASKDQIDAAVKLLLDLKAEYKKVTGTDFPVAGRAPKAAAPKKENKKEEKPQKSKPEPAKQKDDGSGPKKQTRLGLEATKEDCLPEWYSQVITKGEMIEYYDVSGCYILRHWSFAVWKAIKAWFDAEITKMGVKECYFPIFVSRAALEREKDHIADFAPEVAWVTKSGESDLAEPIAVRPTSETVMYPAYAKWIQSYRDLPIRLNQWNNVVRWEFKHPQPFLRTREFLWQEGHTAFATQAEATEEVLQILELYAQVYTDLLAIPVVRGRKTEKEKFAGGDFTTTVEAFISASGRAIQGATSHHLGQNFSKMFDIVYEHPETKEKEYVYQNSWGITTRTIGVMIMVHADNQGLVLPPRVACIQAIIVPCGITANTTDEERKTLYDNCKELEAELVKAGVRCEGDYRDNYSPGWKYNHWELKGVPIRVELGFKDLKNKQFVAVRRDTGDKITVKREAATVDIQALLETIHASMLKKAEKDLADHLKVTKKWDQFTELLEAKNIIMAPFCGETPCEDKIKADSARDDGEAEPGAPAMGAKSLCIPFEQPAPIEANDKCVHPACGRKAKFYTLFGRSY; this is encoded by the exons ATGGCGACCAAGCTAGTGTCCAGCTACAACGAACCGGCCATCG GTGGATTGATTGTGGCCGAAGTGATCAAGTCGACAAACCCGATCGAGATCAGCTGGGGCCAGGAGACGTCGATCACGTTCTCAAACCGGACGCTGATTTGCGTGACAAACAATGACGTGCTGCGTGCACTTGCGAGGGACGCCCCCAAGTATCAGTTGTACGGGAAGACCCCGATCGAGCGGACCCAGATTGACCACTGGCTGACGTACACGTTGTCGATGGAGAAGGATCCGGCGGACGAGCTGATGTATTTGAACAAGTGCTTGGCTCCGCTGACGTTCCTTGTGGCGAATCATTTGACGATTGCGGATTTGGCCGTTTTTAACGAGCTGTTCAGCTGCTATGAAGAGTTGAAGGCGGTTGGTATTCCGGTGCACGTCCAGCGATTCTACGATCTTATATCGGCCCAGCCGGCGGTGAAGAGTGTCCTCCAGGGAATTCCGAAGGAAGCGAAGCTGGGCAAAAGGGGCACGACGACTCGTGGGGGAAGTGCGGAGAAGACAACCGAGCGAAAGCAGGAAGGAAAGTTTGTTGATCTTCCGGGAGCTGAGATGGGAAAGGTTGTGGTACGGTTTCCCCCGGAGGCGTCCGGTTATTTGCACATTGGCCACGCGAAGGCTGCTCTGTTGAATCAGTACTACCAGCAAGCGTTCCAGGGCAAGCTGATTATGCGATTCGACGATACCAATCCGGCCAAGGAGAACGTTCACTATGAGAAGGTGATTCTGGAGGATTTGGAAATGCTGCAGATCAAGCCGGACCTGTTTACGCACACTTCGCAGTACTTTGACCTGATGCTAGACTATTGCGAACGGTTGATGAAGGAGGGCAAGGCGTACGTTGACGATACCGAACCGGAGCAGATGAAGAAGGAACGCGACGAGCGCACCGAGTCGAAGAACCGAAGCAACAGCGTGGAGAAGAATTTGCAAATGTGGCGGGAAATGGTCAAGGGTTCGGCGGCGGGGCAAAAGTGTTGCGTCCGCGCCAAAATCGACATGGCTTCGCCAAACGGTTGCATGCGAGATCCGACGATCTATCGGTGCAAAAATGAACCACATCCTCGTACGGGAACGCAGTACAAAGTTTACCCGACGTACGACTTTGCCTGTCCGATTGTTGACGCAATTGAGGACGTAACGCACACTCTGCGAACGATGGAATATCACGATCGCGACGATCAGTTCTATTGGTTCATCGAGGCGCTTGGACTGCGCCGTCCGTACATCTGGGAGTACAGTCGGCTGAATATGACCAACACCGTACTGTCGAAGCGCAAGCTGACCTGGTTCGTCGAGGAAGGCCTGGTTGACGGGTGGGACGACCCACGATTCCCCACGGTGCGTGGCATTCTTCGGCGCGGTATGACCGTCGAGGGTTTGAAGGAATTCATCATCGCGCAAGGATCTAGCAAGTCGGTCGTGTTCATGGAATGGGACAAAATCTGGGCGTTCAACAAGAAGGTGATTGATCCGATTGCGCCACGCTACACTGCGCTGGAGATGGAAAACCGTGTCGTGGTGAATGTTGCGGGCGCCAAGCTCGAAGCTGTGCAAGTTCCTGTTCATCCCAAGAATGCTGACATTGGTACGAAAACGGTCTGGCTTGGTCCGCGTGTGCTGATTGATCAAGCCGACGCTGTTGAGCTGAAGGAGGGCGAAAATGCCACCTTCATCAATTGGGGCAACATCATGATCAACAAAGTCCACAAAGATGCCACTGGAAAGGTCACCTCCATCGACGCGAGCTTGAATCTGGACAACAAGGACTTCAAAAAGACGCTGAAGCTCACGTGGCTGTGCGAGCAAGACCCCGCTGAATATCCGCCGACGTTCTGCGTCTACTTTGAGCACATCATCGGGAAGGCCGTGCTCGGCAAGGAAGAAGACTTCAAAACCTACATCGGCCATCAAACCAGG TCTGAAGCTCAAATGCTGGGCGATCCCGAgctgaaaaagctcaaaaagggTGACATCATCCAGCTGCAGCGGCGCGGCTTCTTCAAGGTGGACCAAGCGTACGCGCGGCCGAGTGAGTTCTCCGCGGTGGAAACGCCCGTCGTGCTGTTTTCGATTCCGGACGGGCACGCCAAGGAGCAGCCGACGGCGGGAGGCCCGAAGAAGAATGCCGCGGAGGCGTCCAAG AAAGCTGCCAAGGCTCCTGCTAAATCTACCGATTCTGCGGCTAAGCCAGCGACAGGCGCATCGAACGCAGCTCAACTAAACGACTCGATCGTGCAACAGGGTGACTTGGTGAGGAAGCTCAAGGCAGAGAAGGCAGCAAAGGCCGACATTGATGCTGCTGTGAAGCAGCTTCTAGCGCTCAAGACTCAATTCAAGGAGGCAACCGGACAGGACTGGAAGCCGGGCGTAGCGATCGCGGCACCGAGTAGCACGACAACGAGCGGTAATTCCGGCGAAGCCATCAAAGCAAAGATCGTCGAGCAGGGCAACACGGTGCGTGATTTGAAGACGAAGAAGGCGGCTAAGCCGGAGGTTGACGCTGCGGTGAAGCTTCTGCTTGATTTGAAGGCACAGTACAAGGCGGCTACCGGAAAGGATTGGAAACCGGAGACAGCTGCTGCTGCACCTGTTACGGTGAAGAAGGAGGCTCCAAGCGGTGGTGTCGAGATTAACGCTAAGATCGTCGAGCAGGGCAATACGGTGCGCGATTTGAAGACGAAGAAGGCGGCCAAGCCGGAAGTTGATGCTGCCGTTAAGGTTTTGCTTGACTTGAAGGCACAGTACAAGGCAGCTACCGGGAAGGATTGGAAACCGGAGCCAGTCGCTGCTGCACCAAGTGAAGTGAAGAAGGAGGCTGCGCCAAGCGCTGGTGCTGGTGCCGAAATTAATGACAAGATCGCGAAGCAGGGAGACGTGGTGCGTGATTTGAAGAGCAAAAAAGCAACGAAGCCGGATATTGACGCAGCGGTTAAAGTGCTGTTGGATTTGAAGGCACAGTACAAGGTGGCGACGGGTCAGGACTGGAAACCAGGTGCAACGCAAGCTGCCCCGGCTCAGAAGGCTCCGGCTCCGGCATCCGGCGATAAAGAAGCggaaattctcaaccaaatcGCCACTCAGGGAGATAGCATCCGAACGCTCAAGTCCAGCAAAGCGGACAAGGCCGCAGTTGAAGCTGAGGTTAAGGTGCTGCTGCAGTTAAAGGCCGACTACAAGTCGTTGACCGGTAAGGACTGGAAGCCGGGTACCGTCGCCACACCAGCGGCTCAGCCTGCCAAGCAGGACAAGGAAAATATGGCTCCAACTAACAATGTCCCCGCTGCTGCTGCCGGCTCGGAAAAGGACGTTCTCACTGCCAAGGTGAACGCACAAGGTGAAACCGTAAGGAACTTGAAGTCCTCGGGTGCCTCGAAGGATCAGATCGATGCGGCGGTGAAGCTGCTGCTGGACTTGAAGGCAGAATACAAGAAGGTGACCGGAACGGATTTCCCCGTGGCGGGACGTGCACCGAAGGCGGCCGCACCGAAGAAGGAAAACAAAAAGGAGGAAAAGCCCCAGAAGAGCAAACCGGAACCGGCAAAGCAGAAAGACGATGGCAGTGGTCCGAAGAAGCAAACCCGGCTGGGACTTGAAGCGACCAAGGAGGATTGTCTGCCCGAGTGGTACTCCCAGGTCATCACCAAGGGTGAAATGATCGAGTACTACGACGTGTCCGGGTGCTACATCCTGCGCCACTGGTCGTTTGCCGTGTGGAAGGCCATCAAGGCGTGGTTCGACGCGGAGATTACGAAAATGGGCGTCAAGGAGTGCTACTTCCCGATCTTTGTGTCGCGAGCTGCGCTGGAGCGCGAAAAGGACCACATTGCCGACTTTGCTCCGGAGGTGGCCTGGGTCACCAAGAGCGGCGAGTCGGACCTGGCGGAACCGATCGCGGTGCGTCCGACGTCAGAGACGGTCATGTACCCGGCGTACGCCAAGTGGATCCAATCGTACCGCGATTTGCCGATTCGGTTGAACCAGTGGAACAACGTTGTG CGCTGGGAATTTAAGCATCCGCAGCCGTTCCTGCGCACCCGTGAATTCTTATGGCAGGAAGGACACACCGCGTTCGCGACTCAGGCCGAAGCCACCGAAGAGGTGCTGCAGATTTTGg AATTGTACGCTCAGGTGTACACGGACCTGCTGGCGATTCCGGTGGTCCGCGGGCGTAAGACGGAAAAGGAAAAGTTCGCCGGCGGAGACTTTACGACCACGGTTGAGGCGTTCATTTCCGCGTCGGGACGGGCCATTCAGGGAGCTACGAGTCACCATCTGGGGCAgaacttttcgaaaatgtttGACATCGTGTACGAGCATCCGGAGACGAAGGAGAAGGAGTACGTGTATCAGAACTCGTGGGGCATAACGACGCGCACGATCGGTGTGATGATCATGGTCCACGCGGACAACCAGGGTCTGGTGCTGCCGCCGAGGGTGGCGTGCATTCAGGCGATCATTGTTCCGTGCGGAATTACGGCCAACACGACCGATGAGGAGCGCAAGACGCTGTACGACAACTGCAAGGAGCTGGAGGCCGAGCTCGTGAAGGCGGGAGTTCGCTGCGAGGGTGACTACCGGGACAACTATTCGCCGGGATGGAAGTACAATCACTGGGAGCTGAAGGGAGTTCCGATTCGCGTTGAACTTGGCTTCAAGGACTTGAAGAACAAACAGTTCGTTGCGGTGCGACGTGACACCGGCGATAAGATTACGGTGAAACGTGAAGCCGCCACCGTAGACATCCAAGCCCTGCTGGAAACGATCCACGCCAGTATGCTGAAGAAGGCCGAGAAGGATCTGGCGGACCATTTGAAGGTCACCAAGAAGTGGGATCAGTTTACCGAGCTGCTCGAAGCGAAGAACATTATCATGGCTCCGTTCTGCGGCGAGACCCCGTGCGAGGACAAGATAAAGGCGGACAGTGCCCGTGATGATGGGGAAGCGGAGCCTGGAGCACCGGCCATGGGCGCCAAATCGCTGTGTATTCCTTTCGAGCAACCGGCCCCTATCGAGGCGAACGACAAGTGCGTCCATCCAGCCTGTGGACGCAAGGCCAAGTTCTACACGCTGTTTGGTAGAAGTTATTAA